One genomic region from Streptomyces sp. NBC_01304 encodes:
- a CDS encoding helix-turn-helix transcriptional regulator, producing MDALFVGREDSLARMNAAWDRAKGGQPQRVLVEGPPGIGKSALVRQFLRHTPKLLQAEGEETESGLAFGVLEQLCPRGGGWPDPPAAGAALIEVLDEAQGGETPVALVVDDAQWADHPSLQALTFALRRLRADKVLTIVVVRDAADVRLPEGLRRMFTADPAIRVRLEGLDAAELRLLSGELGTGKLTTRAATRLRGHTSGNPLHVQALLEQEGPTLLDALERSDVAPPAPKSFTALVLGRLAACGPEAAELVCAAGVLGMHCTLDEAFAVASGAEASEVVEAGAAPGEAVEAGVVPGGAVAALDQAVRLGLLAEGPGDPLIRFPHPLVHAAVYHQLGPARRAALHRRAAALAGDAEHRLRHLALAASGPDARLATELTALGRQFAVRGAWANASGRLAAAARLSATPQTYEQNRLEAVECGVLAGEVPDVGEVAQEIASFAPSGWRSYLLGRLSLFDLDRAEALLTDAWHRCDPDAEPLLGARIAGQFAALYGSMTRGAEMAEWAQLALRLAPDDTATDMIRYLALTGRAMNGEAPQALAELAARGPLPDPAVADPAQLEELLGRGTLREFAGDATGAVRDLTGVFAHCHARAASFRVVAATGLASAEYRAGHWDDASVHADFALSLAADTDQPHVALYCRMLSALLHAARGDFAKAQAHSHVLAEYARFGHLSPTLWAALAAAHLARARGDAEGVVLALDPLPGLTGRGDLEVPGGLPWTWLLADAWTATGEHQRAGEVLAPYEVRAAQSGHHGALLLAGRSRGILEAARGDQGAAERAFRSAARHAAKTDAPFDRALLHLAYGQFLRRSGKRGKAGDELRRARELLLRLDAGPDLERCGRELAACGLEPGERRPRDAALLTAQELAVARLVVAGLTNRQVARELVISVKTVEYHLGRIYTKFGIDSRTRLAARLEPRAEPEP from the coding sequence ATGGACGCACTGTTCGTGGGACGCGAAGACAGCCTTGCGCGAATGAATGCCGCATGGGACCGGGCGAAGGGCGGCCAGCCCCAGCGCGTTCTCGTCGAAGGCCCGCCGGGCATCGGCAAGTCCGCCTTGGTCCGCCAGTTCCTCCGGCACACCCCCAAGCTGCTGCAGGCCGAGGGTGAGGAGACCGAGTCCGGCCTCGCCTTCGGCGTGCTGGAGCAGCTCTGCCCGCGCGGGGGCGGCTGGCCCGACCCGCCCGCCGCGGGCGCGGCCCTGATCGAGGTCCTGGACGAGGCGCAGGGCGGCGAGACCCCCGTCGCCCTCGTCGTGGACGACGCCCAGTGGGCCGACCACCCCTCGCTCCAGGCGCTCACCTTCGCCCTGCGCAGACTCCGCGCCGACAAGGTCCTCACGATCGTCGTCGTACGTGACGCCGCCGATGTCCGGCTTCCCGAGGGGCTGCGCCGGATGTTCACCGCGGATCCGGCGATCAGGGTCCGGCTCGAAGGTCTGGACGCGGCCGAACTCCGGCTGCTGAGCGGAGAGTTGGGCACCGGCAAGCTCACCACCCGGGCCGCGACCCGGCTGCGCGGGCACACCTCCGGCAACCCCTTGCACGTCCAGGCCCTGCTGGAGCAGGAGGGCCCCACTCTCCTCGACGCGCTGGAGCGGAGCGATGTCGCGCCGCCGGCCCCGAAGTCGTTCACCGCGCTCGTCCTGGGCCGCCTTGCCGCCTGCGGCCCCGAGGCGGCGGAGCTGGTCTGTGCGGCCGGCGTGCTCGGGATGCACTGCACGCTGGACGAGGCGTTCGCCGTCGCGTCCGGGGCGGAGGCGAGTGAGGTGGTCGAGGCAGGGGCGGCGCCGGGCGAGGCCGTCGAGGCAGGGGTGGTGCCGGGCGGGGCCGTTGCCGCGCTCGACCAGGCCGTGCGGCTCGGTCTGCTCGCCGAAGGCCCCGGCGACCCGCTCATCCGCTTCCCGCACCCCCTCGTGCACGCCGCCGTCTACCACCAGCTGGGCCCCGCCCGCAGAGCGGCCCTGCACCGCCGGGCCGCCGCCCTCGCCGGCGACGCGGAGCACCGGCTGCGGCATCTGGCGCTCGCCGCGAGCGGACCCGATGCGCGGCTCGCCACCGAACTGACCGCGCTGGGGCGGCAGTTCGCGGTGCGGGGAGCCTGGGCAAACGCCTCGGGGCGGCTGGCCGCGGCCGCCCGGCTGAGCGCGACCCCACAAACGTACGAGCAGAACCGGCTCGAAGCGGTCGAGTGCGGGGTGCTCGCCGGTGAGGTGCCGGACGTCGGTGAAGTCGCCCAGGAGATCGCCTCGTTCGCGCCGAGCGGCTGGCGCAGCTATCTGCTCGGGCGGCTCAGCCTGTTCGACCTGGACCGGGCCGAGGCGCTGCTCACCGATGCCTGGCACCGGTGCGACCCGGACGCGGAGCCGCTGCTCGGGGCCCGGATCGCCGGGCAGTTCGCCGCGCTGTACGGAAGCATGACGCGCGGCGCCGAGATGGCCGAGTGGGCGCAGCTCGCGCTGCGGCTCGCGCCCGACGACACCGCCACCGACATGATCCGCTACCTGGCGCTGACCGGCCGCGCGATGAACGGCGAGGCCCCGCAGGCGCTCGCCGAGCTCGCCGCCCGTGGCCCGCTGCCCGACCCCGCCGTGGCGGACCCGGCCCAGCTGGAGGAGCTGCTCGGCCGCGGCACGCTGCGCGAGTTCGCGGGCGATGCGACCGGCGCGGTCCGGGACTTGACCGGGGTCTTCGCGCACTGCCACGCCCGCGCCGCCTCCTTCCGCGTGGTCGCCGCGACCGGCCTCGCCTCCGCCGAGTACCGGGCCGGGCACTGGGACGACGCGAGCGTCCACGCCGACTTCGCGCTGTCCCTCGCCGCCGACACCGACCAGCCGCACGTCGCCCTGTACTGCCGGATGCTGTCCGCCCTCCTGCACGCCGCCCGCGGCGACTTCGCCAAGGCCCAGGCGCACAGTCACGTCCTCGCCGAGTACGCGCGCTTCGGCCACCTCAGCCCCACCCTCTGGGCGGCCCTCGCCGCCGCCCATCTCGCCCGCGCCCGCGGCGACGCGGAGGGCGTCGTCCTGGCCCTCGACCCGCTGCCCGGGCTGACCGGCCGCGGCGACCTGGAGGTACCCGGCGGCCTGCCCTGGACCTGGCTCCTCGCCGACGCCTGGACCGCGACCGGCGAGCACCAGCGGGCGGGCGAGGTCCTCGCACCGTATGAAGTACGTGCAGCCCAGAGCGGCCATCACGGCGCCCTGCTCCTCGCCGGCCGCAGCCGCGGCATCCTGGAGGCCGCGCGCGGCGACCAGGGCGCCGCCGAACGCGCCTTCCGCTCGGCGGCCCGGCACGCCGCGAAGACCGACGCCCCCTTCGACAGGGCCCTGCTGCACCTCGCGTACGGCCAGTTCCTGCGCCGCTCCGGCAAGCGCGGCAAGGCGGGCGACGAGCTGCGCCGGGCGCGGGAGCTGCTTCTGCGCCTGGACGCGGGCCCCGATCTGGAGCGCTGCGGGCGGGAGTTGGCGGCCTGCGGCCTGGAGCCGGGCGAGCGCCGCCCACGGGATGCCGCACTGCTGACCGCGCAGGAGCTCGCGGTCGCCCGCCTGGTGGTGGCGGGGCTCACCAACCGGCAGGTCGCCCGCGAGCTGGTGATCAGCGTCAAGACCGTCGAGTACCACCTGGGCCGGATCTACACGAAGTTCGGCATCGACTCCCGCACCCGCCTCGCGGCACGCCTGGAGCCCCGGGCCGAGCCCGAACCCTAG
- a CDS encoding MFS transporter, which translates to MTTAPTTTTSVDPTVHANRWRILGVLGLSLLMVVMDATILHTAMSKIIEDLGPSSIQQLWIVNAYALVISGLLITMGALGDRTGRKRLFNLGLLVFAAASVLAVLFPTPVMLVVSRALLGVGGAMILPSTLSILRGAFADAKERTTAIVVWGTMAAAGGAIGPVVGGALVQAFGWRSAFLVNVPVALAALVLSLKLLPESSTPSATRLDWPSVAISFLGMAAFVQGIKMIGKEGLFELQSGGLLVLGLVMMAYFVRRQLGLPDPLMDVGLFRIRSFSAALVAYLLVTVVLGALLYLGSQWFQIVRGMSPLSAGLRLMPLGAAMLLMGFVTPKILQRLYARTAVALGLLLLGGSLFVPALPGDELTLVGISFAVAGVGCALVMATAVAVIMSAAPPERAGRAAAIQETALELGNVLGISIIGSVVAALYGSWLQAPAGTPAASLEQARGSIGEGAKAARELPAEVGEPLAQAANSAFTRAFDVSMTVTGGVLVAAAVAVYLLIPRFKASADAAH; encoded by the coding sequence ATGACCACCGCACCCACCACCACGACCTCCGTCGATCCGACGGTGCACGCCAACCGCTGGCGCATCCTGGGGGTGCTCGGCCTCAGCCTCCTGATGGTCGTCATGGACGCGACCATCCTGCACACCGCCATGTCGAAGATCATCGAGGATCTCGGGCCGTCGTCGATCCAGCAGCTGTGGATCGTGAACGCCTATGCGCTGGTGATCTCCGGCCTGCTCATCACGATGGGCGCGCTCGGCGACCGCACGGGCCGCAAGCGGCTGTTCAACCTGGGACTGCTGGTCTTCGCCGCCGCCTCGGTCCTCGCGGTGCTCTTCCCGACCCCGGTGATGCTGGTGGTCAGCCGAGCGCTGCTCGGGGTCGGCGGGGCGATGATCCTGCCGTCCACCCTGTCGATCCTGCGCGGTGCCTTCGCCGACGCCAAGGAACGTACGACGGCGATCGTCGTGTGGGGCACCATGGCCGCCGCGGGCGGCGCCATCGGGCCGGTCGTGGGCGGTGCGCTGGTGCAGGCCTTCGGGTGGCGGTCGGCGTTCCTGGTGAACGTGCCGGTCGCGCTGGCCGCGCTGGTCCTTTCGCTGAAGCTGCTGCCCGAGTCGTCGACGCCGTCCGCCACGCGCCTGGACTGGCCGAGCGTGGCGATCTCCTTCCTGGGGATGGCGGCGTTCGTGCAGGGCATCAAGATGATCGGCAAGGAGGGTCTGTTCGAGCTGCAGTCCGGCGGTCTGCTGGTCCTCGGGCTCGTCATGATGGCGTACTTCGTACGGCGCCAACTCGGGCTCCCCGACCCGTTGATGGACGTCGGCCTGTTCCGGATCAGGTCGTTCTCGGCGGCGCTGGTCGCGTATCTCCTCGTCACCGTGGTGCTCGGTGCGCTGCTCTATCTGGGGTCGCAGTGGTTCCAGATCGTGCGGGGCATGTCGCCGCTGTCGGCGGGCCTGCGGCTGATGCCGCTCGGGGCCGCGATGCTGCTGATGGGCTTCGTGACGCCGAAGATCCTTCAACGGCTGTACGCCCGTACGGCGGTGGCCCTCGGCCTGCTGCTGCTCGGCGGTTCGCTGTTCGTTCCGGCCCTGCCCGGCGATGAACTGACCCTGGTCGGGATCTCGTTCGCGGTGGCGGGCGTCGGCTGCGCGCTGGTGATGGCCACCGCCGTCGCCGTGATCATGTCGGCGGCACCGCCGGAGCGGGCCGGGCGGGCCGCGGCGATCCAGGAGACCGCCCTGGAGCTCGGCAACGTACTGGGCATCTCGATCATCGGCAGTGTCGTCGCCGCGCTCTACGGCAGTTGGCTGCAGGCCCCCGCAGGGACGCCGGCCGCCTCCCTGGAGCAGGCGCGCGGCTCGATCGGCGAGGGCGCGAAGGCCGCGCGGGAGCTGCCGGCGGAGGTCGGCGAGCCGCTGGCACAGGCCGCCAACTCGGCTTTCACCAGGGCCTTCGACGTGTCGATGACCGTCACGGGCGGGGTCCTCGTCGCGGCGGCGGTGGCGGTGTATCTGCTGATCCCCCGGTTCAAGGCGTCGGCGGACGCCGCGCACTGA
- a CDS encoding ankyrin repeat domain-containing protein has product MSKDLVTQLFGAIYAGDENLVVGLLRAGASPEATDNEGQTPLYLASVQNEPGIARLLLAAGADPSRLSSGTDLPLCGAACGGHTEVVHALLAAGARPDATELLGFTALAWSVQLGHAPAAEALLAAGADPDLAVPGGRPPLVAAARRGSLDTVKALLRHGASELRPALDEARRWLGREDLVAEVARELAQNEAPDTYETVVRRVAEGEGITLVVELLRDGGTWTGREQQTGHGAIATLLEHELGLRTPFGELLDRALPFNNPENENWLACVAELQRRADEVTFQAAAALTRSPDVRRRTFAVDVLAQLGFKDRTLGLLRPLCEAVREAPSGAEGESELLQSLLLALAHQGHSGSVDEVVRHAGHPEPAVRRRVAFALHSLAAEDDPAATDALIALAGDPDSEVRDWATTGLARTPADATPVREALAARLDDPDPTVAAEAAQGLARRQDPRAVAALARLLSDADPDSYAYATAHEAIDLIEDERARHRLRGTAPRG; this is encoded by the coding sequence ATGAGCAAGGACCTGGTCACGCAGCTGTTCGGCGCGATATACGCAGGGGACGAGAACCTCGTCGTGGGACTCCTGCGGGCCGGGGCAAGCCCCGAGGCCACCGACAACGAGGGCCAGACCCCCCTGTACCTCGCCTCCGTGCAGAACGAGCCCGGCATCGCCAGACTCCTGCTCGCCGCAGGCGCAGACCCGAGCCGCCTCAGCTCCGGCACCGACCTCCCCCTCTGCGGAGCAGCCTGCGGCGGCCACACCGAGGTGGTCCACGCCCTGCTCGCCGCAGGCGCCCGCCCCGACGCCACCGAACTCCTCGGCTTCACCGCCCTCGCCTGGTCCGTCCAGCTCGGCCACGCCCCCGCCGCCGAGGCCCTTCTCGCCGCTGGCGCCGACCCCGACCTGGCCGTACCCGGCGGTCGGCCCCCGCTCGTGGCAGCCGCCCGGCGGGGCTCCCTCGACACGGTGAAGGCGCTCCTGCGGCACGGGGCGAGCGAGCTGCGGCCCGCACTCGACGAAGCCCGGCGCTGGCTCGGCCGCGAGGACCTGGTGGCCGAAGTGGCCCGGGAGTTGGCCCAGAATGAGGCCCCCGACACGTACGAGACCGTCGTACGGCGGGTCGCCGAGGGCGAGGGCATCACGCTGGTCGTCGAACTGCTCAGGGACGGCGGGACCTGGACCGGCCGCGAGCAGCAGACCGGCCACGGCGCGATCGCGACACTCCTTGAGCACGAGCTCGGCCTGCGCACCCCCTTCGGTGAACTCCTCGACCGTGCCCTGCCGTTCAACAACCCCGAGAACGAGAACTGGCTCGCGTGCGTCGCCGAACTCCAGCGCCGCGCCGACGAGGTGACCTTCCAGGCCGCGGCCGCCCTGACCCGCTCCCCCGACGTCCGACGGCGGACCTTCGCGGTGGACGTGCTGGCCCAACTCGGCTTCAAGGACCGCACCTTGGGCCTGCTGCGCCCCCTGTGCGAGGCGGTGCGCGAGGCGCCGTCCGGGGCCGAGGGCGAGTCGGAGCTGCTGCAGTCGCTGCTGCTCGCGCTGGCGCACCAGGGCCATTCCGGTTCGGTCGACGAGGTGGTGCGGCACGCCGGACACCCGGAGCCGGCCGTGCGCCGCCGGGTCGCGTTCGCCCTGCACTCACTGGCGGCCGAGGACGACCCCGCGGCCACGGACGCGCTCATCGCCCTGGCCGGCGACCCGGACTCCGAGGTCCGCGACTGGGCCACGACCGGGCTCGCCCGCACCCCCGCCGACGCGACGCCGGTCCGCGAGGCCCTTGCCGCCCGCCTCGACGACCCCGACCCGACGGTCGCCGCCGAGGCCGCACAGGGGCTCGCCCGCCGCCAGGACCCGCGTGCGGTGGCGGCGCTCGCCCGGCTGCTCTCGGACGCCGACCCCGACAGCTACGCGTACGCCACCGCCCACGAGGCCATCGACCTGATCGAGGACGAGCGCGCCAGGCACCGCCTGCGGGGCACGGCCCCCCGAGGCTGA
- a CDS encoding TetR/AcrR family transcriptional regulator, with protein sequence MDGRKERGLRSRRLLVEAALRVVAQDGVGGVTHRAVAKEAGLPPASGTYHFKSIDDLLVAALTSSAEEYAEQLRGELDGADSTADVARRMLRDLYEDRAHTIACYELTLLAARRPALRPAARKWTDLIASVGAGLTGDPLAVKSFTAATDGLLLHALIADEPPSEGELTDVLNHVLHKNKAHGNDEAHEAHENNEAHKSKARKT encoded by the coding sequence ATGGACGGGCGCAAGGAACGCGGCCTGCGCAGCCGCAGGCTGCTCGTCGAGGCCGCCCTGCGGGTCGTGGCCCAAGACGGCGTGGGCGGGGTGACGCACCGGGCGGTCGCCAAGGAGGCGGGACTGCCGCCGGCCTCGGGGACGTACCACTTCAAGAGCATCGACGACCTGCTGGTGGCCGCGCTGACCAGCTCCGCCGAGGAGTACGCGGAGCAGTTGCGCGGCGAGCTCGACGGCGCCGACAGCACCGCGGACGTGGCCCGGCGGATGCTGCGCGACCTGTATGAGGACCGGGCGCACACGATCGCCTGCTACGAGCTGACGCTGCTTGCCGCCCGCCGTCCCGCGCTGCGGCCGGCCGCCCGGAAGTGGACCGATCTGATCGCGTCCGTGGGGGCCGGCCTGACCGGCGACCCGCTCGCCGTGAAGTCCTTCACCGCCGCGACCGACGGTTTGCTGTTGCACGCACTGATAGCCGACGAGCCGCCGTCCGAGGGCGAGTTGACCGACGTACTGAACCACGTACTGCACAAGAACAAGGCGCACGGGAACGACGAGGCGCACGAGGCGCACGAGAACAACGAAGCGCACAAGAGCAAGGCAAGGAAGACATGA
- a CDS encoding MarR family winged helix-turn-helix transcriptional regulator, with amino-acid sequence MSRDRSKIIEELNEAGRESSAVTVMFHSALAAKQGLSATETKTLDLLQRDGPLTAKELAERTGLAPASVTGLVDRLSEKGFVRRVKHPTDRRRVLVEFRPEKVADLAELFDDWLGEVLEHYEEFSAAELETVLRFMRGATERQRRASARLSR; translated from the coding sequence ATGAGCCGCGACCGGAGCAAGATCATCGAGGAGCTGAACGAGGCGGGCCGCGAGAGCAGCGCGGTCACCGTGATGTTCCACAGCGCCCTCGCCGCCAAGCAGGGCCTGAGCGCCACCGAGACCAAGACCCTCGACCTCCTGCAGCGCGACGGCCCGCTCACCGCGAAGGAGCTCGCCGAACGCACCGGGCTCGCGCCCGCCTCCGTGACGGGCCTGGTCGACCGGCTCTCGGAGAAGGGCTTCGTGCGCAGGGTCAAGCACCCGACGGACAGGCGCCGGGTGCTGGTGGAGTTCCGGCCCGAGAAGGTGGCCGATCTGGCGGAGCTCTTCGACGACTGGCTGGGTGAAGTCCTCGAGCACTACGAGGAGTTCAGCGCCGCCGAGCTGGAGACCGTGCTCCGCTTCATGCGCGGCGCGACCGAGCGGCAGCGCAGGGCTTCCGCCCGTCTCTCCCGCTGA
- a CDS encoding MFS transporter yields the protein MSTTLAPPAAAAPPHPRRWAAAVVMMIAALMDLLDVTIVNVAIPSIGRDLHASEGALQWLVSAYLLGFGATLIISGHLGDRYGRKVLFLAGTAGFGLASLACGIAQSPGQLVTARAVQGVMAALLMPQVIGSFRTLFQGKERGAAFGMYGAVAGFASAVGLLLGGVLTDADLFGWGWRSVFLVNVPVAIATFIAGLILVPSTKERSAGRPDVLGSLVLAGSLVAIVLPLVQGQSNGWPLWGWVCLAAGVLALVGLGVVEGRKRSGATVPLLPARAFKLPAFSLGVLVQLLFSVGMQGFFLVFTIWLQGSEGYTPMQAGVLTVAFSVGGFLTAPVADPLAVKFGRLVLVAGSLLMAGGFAWVWQAVAASTEAHTGAWPLVPGLLVAGAGLGFLVVPLVNVVLSAVPGDIAGGASGIFSTAQQFGGALGAAIIGTIFFGHASDGLTHALTTAMPWVAAGFGLCAVLCLALPKKAIAAYEE from the coding sequence ATGTCCACCACCCTTGCCCCACCCGCAGCGGCCGCACCCCCGCACCCGCGCCGCTGGGCCGCCGCCGTGGTCATGATGATCGCCGCGCTCATGGACCTGCTCGACGTCACGATCGTCAACGTCGCCATCCCGTCCATAGGCCGCGATCTGCATGCCTCTGAGGGCGCCCTGCAGTGGCTGGTCTCGGCGTACCTGCTGGGCTTCGGCGCGACGCTGATCATCTCCGGGCACCTGGGGGACCGCTACGGCCGCAAGGTCCTGTTCCTCGCCGGTACCGCGGGCTTCGGCCTCGCCAGTCTGGCCTGCGGAATCGCCCAGTCCCCGGGGCAGTTGGTGACCGCGAGGGCCGTCCAGGGTGTGATGGCCGCGCTGCTGATGCCGCAGGTGATCGGCTCGTTCCGGACGCTGTTCCAGGGCAAGGAGCGCGGTGCGGCCTTCGGGATGTACGGAGCCGTCGCCGGGTTCGCCTCCGCGGTGGGGCTGCTGCTCGGGGGCGTGCTCACCGACGCGGATCTGTTCGGGTGGGGCTGGCGCTCGGTGTTCCTGGTGAACGTTCCCGTCGCGATCGCCACCTTCATCGCGGGCCTGATCCTCGTGCCGTCCACCAAGGAACGCTCCGCCGGACGCCCCGACGTCCTCGGCAGCCTGGTCCTGGCCGGGTCGCTGGTCGCGATCGTGCTGCCGCTGGTGCAGGGGCAGTCCAACGGCTGGCCGCTGTGGGGCTGGGTCTGTCTGGCCGCCGGTGTCCTCGCGCTCGTCGGGCTCGGCGTGGTCGAGGGGCGCAAGCGTTCCGGGGCGACGGTGCCGCTGCTGCCGGCGCGGGCCTTCAAGCTGCCGGCCTTCTCCCTCGGCGTACTGGTCCAACTCCTGTTCTCCGTAGGCATGCAGGGCTTCTTCCTGGTCTTCACGATCTGGCTGCAGGGCAGTGAGGGCTACACGCCGATGCAGGCCGGTGTGCTGACCGTGGCCTTCTCGGTGGGCGGCTTCCTGACGGCGCCGGTCGCCGATCCGCTCGCAGTGAAGTTCGGGCGCCTGGTCCTGGTCGCGGGCTCGCTGCTGATGGCGGGCGGCTTCGCCTGGGTCTGGCAGGCCGTGGCCGCCTCGACCGAGGCGCACACCGGGGCCTGGCCGCTGGTGCCGGGGCTGCTCGTCGCGGGTGCCGGGCTCGGCTTCCTGGTGGTGCCCCTGGTCAACGTCGTCCTGTCCGCCGTGCCCGGTGACATCGCGGGCGGCGCCTCCGGGATCTTCTCCACGGCCCAGCAGTTCGGCGGTGCGCTCGGCGCCGCGATCATCGGCACGATCTTCTTCGGGCACGCCTCGGACGGTCTGACCCACGCGCTGACCACGGCCATGCCGTGGGTGGCGGCGGGCTTCGGGCTCTGCGCGGTGCTCTGCCTGGCGCTGCCGAAGAAGGCGATCGCGGCGTACGAGGAGTGA